The sequence CCGGGCAGGCTTCGATAACCCTTTGGGCATCGGACTGGCTCAGGAAGTATTCGCGGGCTTTGTTGGCCATCACGTTGATACCCTTCATTTCCGAAAATGGGTTGCTGACAATCAATCGCCGCTTTACCGCGGCATGAAAGAATTGCCGGGCGCGGCCACAGGTGCGTCGGACAGTGTTTTCACCCAGACGCTTGCGAATTGCTACCCGGAATTCGTCGGCGTCGCCTTCCGTCATGTCCGCCAGGGGCTTGTCGGTCCCAAAGTATCCCACTAAATCCCGGCGGGCACGTTCCAAGTGAAGCTTTGTGTTCGGCTTTACGTCTGTACGCTTGGCGATGTAGCCGTCGATGAACGGTCCCAGCGTGGCCTTTTCCGGTGCGGCACGCTTGGGCACCAATCCGACCTTAGCCAGCTTGTCGTACAAAGTCGACTCCAAGCCACCGACCCATTCGGCCGTTTCCTTATCCCAGCCGATCCGGGCCACTGCCGCCCCGTTTAGCGATTCGACCTTGGTTTTGATTTCCCGCACAGCCTTCAATGGCAACTTACCCAGGCGGATCGACCGACGCCGACCGTCACCGGCCACAAACTGGATCGTGCGGTTTCCGTTGCCATCCTTTGAAATGCTGGCCATATGTCATTTACCTTTCATGTCTGATGTTCTGCCCAATACGATTTTCAAATGTAGGAATTCGCCGAGAGCATTAAGTGCTTCCATCGAAAGTCCTCGACGGCCATTGTAGAACTTTGCCAGGGCGCTTTCGTCGATGCCGGTTCGCATGGCAATTTCGTATCGCGTTAGGCCACAATCGTCGATCGCTTGCCGCAGTTGGTCCGTTAGTTTGTTACACTGTCTTTTTGCCATTGCGGCTATCATACCATTTACTGGTCTTTATGTCCAGTATCAATCGCATACCAAAAGGGAAAATCAACAAACTTCCCGCAGTCAGCACAGTCGCGCCGAGTCGATCGACCACTGTGAATCGGAACGTCTATGAATCTCGCCGATCCGCACAGGCAAAGAGCGGCTTGGCCGCAAGTGACTTCTCGGCAACGCCCTGGGGAGTCAGAGTCATCCGCGCCAATCGGCTCGCCGGTTGCGGGATTGGGAATTTCGTCCGGGAGTTGAACTGATTGACTCAGCCATGCCGGCGGCCAGCTTGTGGTCCGCGACGGTCCGCGGCCTTGTCCATTGTGCG is a genomic window of Pirellulales bacterium containing:
- a CDS encoding helix-turn-helix transcriptional regulator, with product MIAAMAKRQCNKLTDQLRQAIDDCGLTRYEIAMRTGIDESALAKFYNGRRGLSMEALNALGEFLHLKIVLGRTSDMKGK